From Streptomyces sp. NBC_00775, one genomic window encodes:
- a CDS encoding N-acetylmuramoyl-L-alanine amidase, whose product MRGSAPGPKATAGHRRTRRTAGAVASAALLLPLLGAAPSGTTEQVSSAQLQRAFGAAAAEYHVPQSVLLAVSYLQSRWDAHAGAPSVSGGYGPMHLTDARTAIAEAPHHSEGTEDARGDSSRAALLPDTKVPENSELPARLKTLTKAAELTGLPAEQLRTDAAANVEGGAALLAAAQQDLGEPLSDDAAAWYGAVARFSGADDTATAATYADDVYEVMRGGEERTTDAGQQMALAAQPELSPDTAQLGRTGLRTVSADGTECPKKVSCEWIPAPYAEFGEGDYGNHDLGDRPASQSIKYIVIHDTEGTWDGVLKLVQDPTYVSWNYTLRSTDGHIAQHVQAKDVAWHAGNWYVNAKSIGLEHEGFLASPDAWYTEEMYRASARLVKYLSKKYDIPLDRQHILGHDNVPGPTTATVPGMHTDPGPYWDWQHYFTLLGHPFHRTSKHGGGLVTVLPDFTDNQPVYTGCVTKGVPCAAHGSSEVRLYSAADENAPLIKDIGLYPKGDASTTGVNDVASRVSTGQRYAVAGRDGDWMAIWYLGQKAWFKNPQKQPTAVNASGLVVTPKDGLTEIPVYGRAYPEKEAYPTGVPVQAVSPLPYKLLEGQRYAVGDKVPGEYFYAPTFDTAGHTVVIGTDMYYEIQFGHRVAFVRAADVEVIPSHS is encoded by the coding sequence TTGCGAGGATCCGCCCCCGGCCCCAAGGCCACCGCCGGGCACAGACGCACGCGCAGGACCGCGGGCGCCGTCGCCTCGGCGGCGCTGCTGCTGCCGCTGCTCGGCGCGGCCCCGTCCGGCACCACCGAGCAGGTCTCCTCCGCACAGTTGCAGAGGGCCTTCGGCGCCGCGGCCGCCGAGTACCACGTGCCGCAGAGCGTCCTGCTCGCCGTCTCCTATCTGCAGTCCCGCTGGGACGCGCACGCCGGTGCCCCGAGCGTCAGCGGCGGCTACGGCCCGATGCACCTCACCGACGCCCGTACGGCGATCGCCGAGGCACCGCACCACAGCGAGGGCACGGAGGACGCCCGCGGCGACAGCTCGCGCGCTGCCCTCCTCCCCGACACCAAGGTGCCGGAGAACTCCGAACTCCCGGCCCGGCTCAAGACGTTGACGAAGGCGGCCGAGCTCACCGGCCTCCCGGCGGAGCAGCTGCGTACGGACGCCGCCGCGAACGTCGAGGGCGGCGCCGCGCTCCTCGCCGCCGCGCAGCAGGACCTCGGCGAGCCGCTGAGCGACGACGCGGCCGCCTGGTACGGGGCGGTGGCACGTTTCTCGGGCGCGGACGACACGGCGACGGCGGCGACGTACGCCGATGACGTCTACGAGGTGATGCGCGGCGGCGAGGAGCGCACCACGGACGCCGGTCAGCAGATGGCGCTCGCCGCCCAGCCCGAGCTGAGCCCCGACACGGCACAACTCGGGCGGACGGGGCTGCGTACGGTCTCCGCAGATGGCACGGAGTGCCCCAAGAAGGTGTCCTGCGAGTGGATCCCGGCCCCGTACGCGGAGTTCGGCGAGGGTGACTACGGCAACCACGATCTCGGCGACCGGCCCGCGTCGCAGAGCATCAAGTACATCGTCATCCATGACACGGAAGGCACCTGGGACGGCGTCCTGAAGCTGGTCCAGGACCCGACCTATGTGTCGTGGAACTACACCCTGCGCTCGACCGACGGTCACATCGCCCAGCATGTGCAGGCCAAGGACGTGGCCTGGCACGCGGGCAACTGGTACGTCAACGCCAAGTCGATCGGACTGGAGCACGAGGGCTTCCTGGCCTCGCCGGACGCCTGGTACACGGAGGAGATGTACCGGGCCTCGGCGCGGCTGGTGAAGTACCTCTCCAAGAAGTACGACATCCCGCTGGACCGGCAGCACATCCTGGGGCACGACAACGTGCCGGGCCCGACGACCGCCACCGTCCCGGGTATGCACACCGACCCGGGCCCGTACTGGGACTGGCAGCACTACTTCACGCTGCTGGGGCACCCCTTCCACCGCACATCGAAGCACGGCGGCGGGCTGGTGACCGTACTGCCGGACTTCACCGACAACCAGCCGGTGTACACGGGCTGCGTCACCAAGGGCGTGCCCTGCGCGGCGCACGGCTCCAGTGAGGTGCGCCTCTACAGCGCGGCGGACGAGAACGCGCCCCTGATCAAGGACATCGGGCTCTATCCCAAAGGCGACGCCTCGACCACCGGTGTGAACGACGTCGCCTCGCGTGTCTCCACCGGGCAGCGGTACGCGGTCGCCGGCCGTGACGGCGACTGGATGGCGATCTGGTACCTGGGCCAGAAGGCCTGGTTCAAGAACCCGCAAAAGCAGCCGACGGCGGTGAACGCGTCAGGGCTGGTCGTCACGCCCAAGGACGGCCTCACGGAGATCCCCGTCTACGGGCGCGCCTACCCGGAGAAGGAGGCGTACCCGACGGGCGTCCCCGTCCAGGCCGTCTCGCCGCTGCCGTACAAGCTGCTCGAAGGCCAGCGGTACGCGGTCGGTGACAAGGTGCCGGGCGAGTACTTCTACGCGCCGACCTTCGACACGGCAGGGCACACGGTCGTGATCGGCACGGACATGTACTACGAGATCCAGTTCGGCCACCGGGTGGCGTTCGTGCGGGCTGCGGACGTGGAGGTGATTCCGTCGCACTCGTGA
- a CDS encoding aminoglycoside phosphotransferase family protein: MYTASSSVSAPPRSLHPRPAGSGPYLDPARPAAAPVLGAGRTRRVPGLGTQPLSGRIDLSGPQGAQLRTAIASVHRICPEFAPVQVLRRSGRSVLLVGTTGRSTAVAKCLLDHSPVWAERVRHEIAAYRSFVRHRPPVRVPRLIAADPDNCTLVIERMPGRVAALQRHPAEAPPRADIRAALGAICRLNAWRPPAGTFDAPLDYAERISRFHELGLLTDRDMGDLQKLVHGIAHSAGRQGMGQFCHGDALLSNVLLSPAGPVLVDWEHAGWYLPGYDLATLWAVLGDAPVARRQISQLAQSAGPAARDAFLVNLMLVLTREIRTYETAVQRSMHDTTPAAPGPAHPGAAPSGEEQRLLLRRLHDDCQLARRAVRAAVGTR; this comes from the coding sequence ATGTACACAGCATCGTCCTCCGTGTCCGCTCCGCCCCGGTCGCTGCACCCCCGCCCGGCGGGCAGCGGCCCCTACCTCGACCCCGCGCGCCCGGCGGCGGCTCCCGTACTCGGCGCCGGCAGGACGCGGCGCGTTCCGGGGCTCGGCACCCAACCGCTCAGCGGGAGAATCGACTTGTCCGGCCCTCAGGGCGCGCAGCTGCGCACGGCGATCGCGTCGGTGCACCGGATCTGCCCGGAGTTCGCTCCGGTCCAGGTGCTGCGCCGCAGCGGACGCTCCGTGCTCCTGGTCGGCACGACCGGGCGCAGCACGGCCGTCGCCAAGTGTTTACTGGACCACTCCCCCGTCTGGGCCGAGCGGGTCCGGCATGAAATAGCGGCCTACCGCTCGTTCGTGCGGCACCGGCCACCGGTCCGGGTGCCCCGGCTGATCGCGGCGGATCCGGACAACTGCACCTTGGTGATCGAGCGGATGCCGGGCCGGGTGGCCGCTCTCCAGCGCCATCCGGCCGAGGCTCCGCCCCGCGCGGACATCCGGGCGGCACTGGGCGCGATCTGCCGGCTGAACGCGTGGCGGCCACCGGCGGGAACGTTCGACGCCCCGCTGGACTACGCGGAGCGGATCTCCCGTTTCCATGAGCTGGGTCTGCTCACGGACCGGGACATGGGCGATCTGCAGAAGCTCGTGCACGGCATCGCCCACTCGGCGGGCCGGCAGGGCATGGGCCAGTTCTGTCACGGCGACGCCCTCCTGTCCAACGTTCTCCTCTCACCGGCCGGTCCAGTGCTGGTGGACTGGGAGCATGCGGGCTGGTACTTGCCGGGATACGACCTGGCGACGCTGTGGGCGGTGCTCGGGGACGCTCCCGTGGCGCGCCGTCAGATCAGTCAGCTCGCGCAGTCGGCCGGTCCGGCGGCACGGGACGCCTTCCTGGTGAACCTGATGCTGGTACTGACCCGTGAGATCCGTACGTACGAGACGGCCGTGCAGCGCTCGATGCACGACACGACCCCGGCGGCACCGGGACCGGCCCACCCGGGTGCTGCGCCGTCCGGCGAGGAACAGCGGCTGCTGCTGAGGCGGCTGCACGACGACTGCCAGTTGGCCCGACGGGCCGTCCGAGCGGCGGTCGGCACTCGCTGA
- a CDS encoding DNA-binding protein NsdB produces MNGQPNTRLSDLFGLVGWSKGELARMVNRQAAAMGHPQLATDTSRVRRWIDTGEIPRDPVPRVLAALFTEHLGRVVTIEDLGLVRHGRAGKRQGGGSVDHPDGVPWAPERTAAVLTEFTGMDLMLNRRGLVGAGAALAAGSALSTAMHDWLHTDPTLSADAPRFDDPLHADPAGFDRYEAAPIGSQEIEELERSVEVFRAWDAARGGGLQRKAVVGQLNEVGGMLSYRHPDHLQRRLWGVAANLAVLAGWMSHDVGLEPTAQKYFVIAAHAAREGGDRPRAGEALSRAARQMVHLGRPDDALDLMKLAKSGSGEETLPRTQAMLYTIEAWAQASMGKGQAMRRTLGRAEDLFVSDRGDVPPPSWMQLFDEADMHGMQALAYRTLAEHEPAAAATAQRHAKEALKLRESGRERSKIFDHISLASACFIADDPEQADRYARLALTSMGSNSSHRTWDRLREMYRLTGEYSSYPKIHDLREEIKLALPNGSLKPRGGGSARA; encoded by the coding sequence GTGAACGGACAACCCAACACCCGCCTTTCGGACCTGTTCGGCCTCGTCGGCTGGTCCAAGGGCGAACTCGCGAGAATGGTCAACCGGCAGGCGGCGGCCATGGGCCACCCCCAACTGGCGACCGACACCTCACGGGTGCGGCGTTGGATCGACACGGGAGAGATCCCGCGCGATCCCGTACCGCGGGTGCTGGCGGCCCTGTTCACCGAGCATCTCGGCCGTGTCGTGACCATCGAGGACCTCGGTCTGGTCCGGCACGGGCGCGCGGGGAAACGGCAAGGCGGCGGGAGTGTGGATCATCCCGACGGAGTGCCCTGGGCGCCCGAGCGGACTGCTGCGGTCCTCACCGAATTCACGGGAATGGACCTCATGCTCAACCGACGCGGCTTGGTGGGCGCGGGTGCCGCGCTCGCCGCGGGATCCGCACTCAGCACTGCTATGCACGACTGGCTGCACACCGATCCGACGCTGTCCGCCGACGCTCCCCGATTCGACGATCCCCTGCACGCCGACCCCGCTGGGTTCGACCGCTACGAGGCCGCCCCCATCGGGTCGCAGGAGATCGAGGAACTGGAGCGCTCGGTCGAGGTGTTCCGGGCCTGGGACGCCGCCCGCGGCGGCGGTCTCCAGCGCAAGGCTGTGGTGGGCCAGCTCAACGAAGTGGGAGGCATGCTCTCCTACCGGCACCCCGACCATCTCCAGCGGCGCCTGTGGGGCGTCGCCGCCAACCTCGCCGTCCTCGCGGGCTGGATGTCGCACGACGTCGGCCTGGAGCCCACGGCTCAGAAGTACTTCGTCATCGCCGCCCACGCGGCCCGTGAGGGCGGTGACCGGCCCCGCGCCGGGGAGGCGCTCTCCCGAGCGGCTCGCCAGATGGTGCACCTGGGCCGGCCCGACGACGCACTCGATCTCATGAAACTCGCCAAGTCCGGTTCCGGCGAGGAGACCCTGCCCCGCACCCAGGCCATGCTCTACACCATCGAAGCCTGGGCACAGGCCTCCATGGGCAAGGGCCAGGCCATGCGGCGCACCCTGGGCCGGGCGGAGGACCTGTTCGTCTCCGACCGGGGTGACGTACCACCGCCGAGCTGGATGCAGCTGTTCGACGAGGCCGACATGCACGGCATGCAGGCGCTCGCCTACCGCACCCTCGCCGAACACGAGCCGGCCGCGGCGGCCACCGCCCAGCGTCATGCCAAGGAGGCACTGAAGCTGCGCGAGTCGGGGCGGGAGCGGTCGAAGATCTTCGACCACATCTCCCTGGCGTCGGCCTGCTTCATCGCCGACGATCCCGAACAGGCCGACCGGTACGCGCGACTGGCCCTGACGTCGATGGGATCCAACTCATCCCACCGCACCTGGGACCGGCTGCGCGAGATGTACCGGCTCACCGGGGAGTACTCCAGCTATCCGAAGATCCACGATCTGCGGGAGGAGATCAAACTCGCCCTGCCCAACGGCTCGTTGAAGCCACGGGGCGGCGGCAGCGCGCGGGCGTAA
- a CDS encoding PP2C family protein-serine/threonine phosphatase translates to MPSHLSADRPAAQPPQRGTVDALISQTRRLRGEVDAVRRDAPADGEDPQGRWQRALCNLAMHQLNDLDEHLGQLRDGPPPVPVQPAAVPAARAVPAASRRGSLLSRVGSAEWNLLTDEASWSGELYQILGRDPAAPPLTLDELPSLVLDEDRRMLTAMVTECLIDAKPIDGEFRIMRPDGGVRTVHMMGEPVLDADGSTASMWAVLRDVSELRRSQRTVSETRDSLQRERHIAQTEHRLAVELQEAVLPPWRGSLRFPQGGPGTLDLAAHYLPSSTSALIGGDWYDALELPDGDTLLSVGDLTGHGVAATSGMAMLLGALRGMAVTGTRPGQLLSWLNQLLDASVQPALGSAVCCRYRPETRTLSWAQAGHPAPLLFRNGTGRALPAPDGVLLGATTGAVYGQAEEPLEEGDLLLLHTDGLVPWRSGSPRSGAAESGGGAAAVQRLLDLAPRFDGTRTAQDCVRMVVEEFGETEREDDACVLIARVGS, encoded by the coding sequence ATGCCCTCCCATCTCTCTGCGGACCGCCCAGCCGCTCAGCCGCCCCAGCGCGGCACGGTCGACGCGCTCATTTCGCAGACGCGGCGGCTGCGCGGCGAGGTGGACGCCGTACGGCGTGACGCGCCCGCCGACGGCGAGGATCCGCAGGGACGCTGGCAGCGTGCGCTGTGCAATCTGGCGATGCATCAACTGAACGATCTCGACGAGCACTTGGGCCAGTTGCGGGACGGACCACCGCCTGTGCCCGTCCAACCCGCAGCCGTCCCCGCCGCCCGAGCCGTGCCGGCCGCATCCCGGCGCGGCTCGCTGCTGAGCCGGGTCGGCAGCGCCGAGTGGAACCTGCTGACGGACGAGGCCAGTTGGTCCGGTGAGCTCTATCAGATCCTGGGCCGCGATCCCGCCGCTCCCCCGCTGACGCTCGACGAACTTCCGTCGCTGGTGCTCGACGAGGACCGGCGGATGCTGACGGCGATGGTCACGGAGTGCCTCATCGACGCCAAGCCCATCGACGGGGAGTTCCGCATCATGCGCCCCGACGGCGGGGTGCGGACCGTACACATGATGGGCGAGCCCGTGCTCGACGCCGACGGCAGCACCGCCTCGATGTGGGCCGTGCTGCGCGACGTCAGCGAACTGCGCCGCAGCCAGCGGACGGTGAGCGAGACCCGTGACTCGCTGCAGCGCGAGCGGCACATCGCGCAGACCGAGCACCGGCTCGCGGTCGAACTGCAGGAGGCCGTACTGCCGCCGTGGCGCGGTTCCCTGCGGTTCCCGCAGGGGGGTCCCGGGACCCTGGACCTCGCCGCGCACTATCTCCCGTCGTCGACCAGCGCACTGATCGGCGGCGACTGGTACGACGCCCTCGAACTCCCCGACGGGGACACCCTGTTGAGCGTCGGTGACCTCACCGGCCACGGAGTCGCCGCGACCTCGGGCATGGCGATGCTGCTCGGCGCCCTGCGCGGTATGGCCGTGACAGGCACCCGGCCGGGCCAACTCCTGTCCTGGCTCAACCAGTTGCTCGACGCCTCCGTCCAGCCGGCTCTGGGCAGCGCCGTCTGCTGCCGCTACCGGCCCGAGACCCGCACCCTCAGCTGGGCGCAGGCAGGACACCCCGCCCCGCTGCTGTTCCGCAACGGGACGGGGCGCGCGCTGCCGGCACCGGACGGTGTGCTGCTCGGGGCGACCACGGGTGCCGTCTACGGGCAGGCCGAAGAGCCACTCGAAGAGGGCGACCTGCTGCTCCTGCACACCGACGGACTGGTGCCGTGGCGATCGGGGTCCCCCCGCTCGGGAGCTGCCGAGAGCGGAGGAGGAGCGGCGGCCGTCCAGAGGCTGCTCGACCTGGCCCCGCGCTTCGACGGGACCCGCACGGCCCAGGACTGTGTACGGATGGTTGTCGAGGAATTCGGCGAGACCGAGCGCGAGGACGACGCCTGCGTGCTCATCGCCCGGGTCGGCTCCTGA
- a CDS encoding TetR/AcrR family transcriptional regulator, which yields MAAENRTEPGLRDRFRAQVRQEVKTAALRQLAEGGPEALSLNAIAKQVGMTGPALYRYFTNRDSLLTELVIDAYGDLASALARAADAGATDAVARLTAVVRAFRTWALTEPHRYRLLFRAPLQGYDAQSTNLVEASQPAMTVVLEVVGALAKPDTAVPEGPAAQFREWMKRHGIEDVPEAVAARTTMLWAHLHGLVSLEIEGNFSSMGIDPATLYETEVKDFVRSL from the coding sequence ATGGCGGCAGAGAACCGCACGGAGCCCGGCCTGCGCGATCGGTTCCGCGCGCAGGTACGGCAGGAGGTCAAGACCGCGGCACTGCGACAGCTGGCCGAGGGAGGCCCGGAGGCGCTGTCGCTCAACGCCATCGCCAAGCAGGTGGGCATGACGGGGCCCGCGCTCTACCGCTACTTCACCAACCGGGACAGCCTGCTGACCGAGCTGGTGATCGACGCCTACGGGGACCTGGCGTCCGCACTCGCCCGCGCGGCCGACGCCGGCGCGACGGACGCGGTCGCCCGTCTGACCGCGGTCGTCCGGGCCTTTCGCACCTGGGCGCTGACCGAGCCACACCGCTACCGGCTCCTGTTCCGGGCACCCCTCCAGGGCTACGACGCACAGTCCACGAACCTGGTCGAGGCCTCCCAGCCCGCCATGACCGTCGTACTGGAGGTGGTGGGCGCCCTCGCGAAGCCGGACACGGCGGTTCCGGAGGGCCCGGCAGCCCAGTTCCGGGAGTGGATGAAACGGCACGGAATCGAGGACGTGCCGGAGGCGGTCGCCGCGCGAACCACCATGCTGTGGGCCCATCTGCACGGCCTGGTGAGCCTGGAGATCGAGGGCAACTTCAGCTCGATGGGCATCGACCCGGCCACTCTCTACGAGACCGAGGTGAAGGACTTCGTGCGCTCGCTCTGA